The Streptomyces sp. NBC_00569 genomic sequence AATCCACAGCGGGCGCGGTTACGCCTCCCAAACGGCGGCGGCCGTGCGGTCGTCCGCGTACCCCTTGACGCGTACCTGGGTGTCCGCGAGGAACGCGGTGAGGCCGGGCGGGCCGCTCCCGTCCCAGCGGCGCGTGAGGTGCCCGGACAGCTCCGGCTCGCCGCGCAGGGGCTCGGCGAGGCCCGCCGTGCACAGCAGGAGCGTGTCACCCGGACGGGCGACGGAGGCACGGAAGCGGAACGGGTCGCGGGGCTGCTCGGGCGCCGGCTCGTACGGGCTCGGGGGCGTGGTGATCCCGAGGTCCATGGTCAGGCGGTCGCCGTCGGGAGTCTCCGGCGGCGGCGAACCGTAACCGACGACGGGGGCGCCCGACACCTCGGAGACCTGCGGCTCGATGTCCTGCCACTCGCCGTCGCGCAGCCGGAACAGGCCGCCCCCGCCGACGCCGAAGAACACGCGGGTGCGGCAGCCGGGGTCGGCGGGCAGCAGGAGGCAGCGCAGGCTCGCCGTGTACTCCTCCGGTTCCAGGCCCTGCTCGGCGGCGCTCGCCCTGAGCTTTCCGAGGCTGCGGTCGGTCAGGCGGTGCAGGCCCGACTTGAGGTCGCCCCGGTGGGCGGCGCGGATGTCCTCGGCGAGCCTCGCGTGACTGCGGCCGACGGCTCGGCCGATCCAGTCGCAGGCCTCGGCCGCCGCGCGGTGCGCTCCGGGTGTGGCGCGGGCGCCGGTGGCCATGGCGACCAGGATGAGGGCGCCGGCGCCCGTGCCGAACCGGGCGGTGAGCAGGCAGTCGCGGCGGGGCTCGCCCCGGTAGCGCGCGGAGTCGCCCCGCACGGACACCGCGCGCAGGGTGGAGGACCCGTACCTGGCGCCGTCCAGGACGGTGTCGGCGACGAGGTCGTCGAGGGTGTCGGGGTCGGCGGGCGGGAGCGCGGTGGGTTCGGCGTCGTAGGTGGGCGGGCCGTCGCCCACGTAGGGGACGACCGGGGGTTCGGTGCGTGCCTCCGGCGCTTCGGCGACGACCGGCTCGGCGTCGGGGGCCGCGTCGGGGGCGTGCGCATCGGCGTCGGGCGCGCGGAGGTCCGGCGCGGCGGTGGGAGGGGGCGGTGGTGGCCGGTGGCCGGGCGGCGGTGGCACGGACGGGAAGCTCTCGGGGCGCCCCGGAGCGTGT encodes the following:
- a CDS encoding protein phosphatase 2C domain-containing protein produces the protein MSQQGERNSGRHGQGDDWWGQLYDESTDDTGPTPAPDTLDDRFASASGTVSPPESEGGEEQLPEPEPEPEPEHDPGPVPEQVTERPPVPEQRMPGARDARRVPPPSPSSPPAPARPVDPPPAPRAPWEPPAHAPGRPESFPSVPPPPGHRPPPPPPTAAPDLRAPDADAHAPDAAPDAEPVVAEAPEARTEPPVVPYVGDGPPTYDAEPTALPPADPDTLDDLVADTVLDGARYGSSTLRAVSVRGDSARYRGEPRRDCLLTARFGTGAGALILVAMATGARATPGAHRAAAEACDWIGRAVGRSHARLAEDIRAAHRGDLKSGLHRLTDRSLGKLRASAAEQGLEPEEYTASLRCLLLPADPGCRTRVFFGVGGGGLFRLRDGEWQDIEPQVSEVSGAPVVGYGSPPPETPDGDRLTMDLGITTPPSPYEPAPEQPRDPFRFRASVARPGDTLLLCTAGLAEPLRGEPELSGHLTRRWDGSGPPGLTAFLADTQVRVKGYADDRTAAAVWEA